ATTGGAATGAGAAAAACTCTAGTTTTCTACAAAGGAAGAGCCCCTAATGGCCAAAAATCTGATTGGATCATGCATGAGTATCGCTTAGAAACTAATCAAAATGGAACTACTCaggtaatataatttttttgtctatagatgtagatgatataatataattacCACAAAAAATTCAAGTATACCTGTGAAATATCGAATTTAAATCTGGAATATGATGGTCAAcctaataatattgatattttctaGTTAAGATAGGACTTAAAGGTAGGAGtgttcaaaaaaatcaaaaattgaaccaaactgCAGAATTGaattgaaccgaactgtttttgaactgaattgatttataaaaattgagaaccaaACTGTTTTCGAATTggttttttaaaactaaaaccgaaccgaaccaatttttcagtttgaaaaaacTAAACTGAACCGATTTTTAATTCGAAAAAACTAGAAtcggatttttttaaaaaataattaagagtaattatgtaaaatttggttTACAAACCAGTTCAATTCGGTTTTttgcaaactaaaaattgatTCGGTTTAGTTTTTGAATGGTTCTAGTTCAGAACTGAACTTTGTCCACCCCTACTTAAAGACATAATAGTTAACTAcataatattgaatatatattgtAAATGAAAATGGGGAGAgaatattgaatatatattctaGTAATATAATTATGACAAAATAcattatttaatcatttaaggTACACGAAAATATCATATTGATTGATGGTTAAGTATTTtgcttaattatttttctaagtgTTGATTGAAGGTTTATGTCTTTAAGATTATTGAAATCAAAACCTTTTAAGAATTACATgagtttattgaaaaaattaaaaaaaaaattagatttcaattttgtttgtttgaaattaaaataaatatttacaaacataaaatatgaaCTTAACACcagaaaaaagataaaagatgattaacttattaaaaaaaagatatacgattaatatgttattttcgtATAACTTAAAAGACTGCATAATATATTTTGCCGTCAAAGTGAAAATGAAATCACAataaatgaaaagtaaatagACGGATTTTACGTTCATGGTGGATCCAAAGACCAAGTTACTAAAACAAGGGCtttagacttaaaaaaaaaagagttactaaataaaaagaaaaagaccTTTAACTAAATAGTGtatgataatattaattttgttgaaaattttacccCATACCCCCTtaattatacctatacccccaaatcatgaataaaatgacatttttgtccttgtttaaatgctaaaatttcaagaaatttACCACTTATCGTTTCAAGTTTTAcgaaaggtttttttttttctaaacttccggaaaacttgaatacaagttttccggtacacaacaTACACTCCAGAAAACTTGATTTAAGTTCTCTGGTACAGAAGCATCTTCCggaaaacattttttgaagttttccggtacagaacaCTCTTCCGGAAAACATTTTTCTAAGTTCTCCGGTACAGAACACTTTTtcgaaaaacatttttaaactttttcgGTACAGAAGCTTATTCAGAGAAACTTGTTCCGAGAAACTTGAGACTTAACATTTTCGACAAACAACgatttatggtatattaattattaattatgacatattaattattaattattacagtgtattaattatttatagtgtatttatgatgtattaattattaattattaattatttatggtatatcaaaatatttatggcatactattatttctaaaaatggtgtgtaccggaaatctttctTAGAAAGTTTTCCGGAAAcacttctgtaccggaaattttttcaatgaagttttccggtagTACAATTTTACACttttgtaccggaaaacttgaaaaaagttttccgaaaataaaatgtgtaccggaaatcttttttttgattctgaaaaaaataaaatagtaaaaaaaaaaattgaaaaaaaacattaagGGTATACTTggcattttcaaaaaattatggggGTACAGGTATAAAATTGGGGGTAcagggtaaaattttcaattttgttaaagAGTTATTTATAGATATATGTTAGCTCATTTGGTAAAATCAAGTGTAAGATTTTAAGCCTTTTGCCAATGGTTCAAATATAATCTAGACCacaattattagttttttttttttttttgcaattaaAAGCCTCCAAATTTGTTGGACCGGCCCTGCTTTCATTTTAAACTGGATCCACAAACTCGTGCTAATTATAATTTGAAGATTCTACCATACACCCTCACATCTAAAACTGTCACCCCtccaaaacacataaaaagacaattttaccattttaactatttataataaatttcaaaactttcaaaataaaaattatattttgaaaatttgaaaagttttgaaaatttacaaatctgaaaagttttgaaagttttcaaatttaaaaattttcaaaataaagattacattttgaaaatttgaaaatttcgaaagttttcaaatcTTGACAGCTTTAGACTTTCCAAATCtaaaaagttttgaaagtttccaaatatgaaaattttcgaaaatttctaaatataaaaagttttcgAAAATTTCCAAATATAGAAAGTTTCCTATTTCAAActatttgaattgtttgaaagttttgacAATTATGGAAATtgttattttgaaactttcaaatattatgaaaaaaatggTGAAAAAATGAGAAGTTAAAAAAGTTGAAGGTTTTATAGATGGTTAAAATGACAATTGTATTTTCATGTTGATTTGGGGAGTCGCAGGTTTAGATGTGGGGGTGCAGGTAGAATCATCTTATAAGTTTAACTTAACTGCAAATATTTCAGGAAGAAGGATGGGCTGTGTGTAAAGTGTTCAAGAAACGAATAGTTACAACAATGAGGAAAATGGAAGATTCCCCCTGTTGGTATGATGATCAGGTATCATTGATACAAGAGCTTGAATCCCCAAACAGAGTTTCTCACCCTTATTATGCATCATACCAACAGAACTACCCTTGCAAACAGGAGTTGGATCAATTACAATACATTAATATACTCAATGATGCTAATTTCCTCCAACTTCCACAACTAGAAAGCCCGAAAGTTCCTTTCCAGTGCTCATCATCACATAATTCACTCATACAAGAACAACACATACAAGCACAACAACAACATTGCCAGCAACAAAATATGCAACTCTTTTCTGGTCGCAATGATGTTCAAGATTGGCGACTATTAGACAAATTTGTAGCTTCTCAACTAAGTCGCGATATTCAAGATGCTTCCAAGGAAACTAGTAGTTATTGCAATGTGGATGAACAAATTGCTAATTTGCTAGAAAATGATGAATCCAAAAAATCGGAAACTGGTCAGGAATATGCGACTTCAACCTCCAACTCCAGTTGCCAGATTGACATGTGGAAGTGAAAGATCTATAACTGTGAATTAAGATGCATAATATTTTATACGGAGTAGTATAGTTTAAGTACTCCTGGAAAAATTAATTCAGAAATTAAACCCTAAAGTATATTGTCAAATATTCTTATATAAGTTGAACCTCTGGTGGCACAGTAACCACTATTACTCCCCAAAGGTTTTTCTAAGATGCTACAAGTACGACTAAAGCAAATTACTACTTCTTACTTCCTACTGCAAATTGATGTGCATGTATTGcaaacatattaattaaatgattctACGCAACTATGTGTAATATGGATTGTAAAGGCTTGAGAATATAAACTAAGCATATGTTCAAGAAAAGGCTTCATTTGTTCAATGCAGTTATGGTCCAAAAACCACAGAGAGCCTCAATTGTTGTACCTGATATATATTTACAAGATTATGGTCTCTCATACCAATGATTACTCCCTCCAGGTAACTACTTTGAATCGCAAAGGCCTGTTGCTTCATCGCAGAAACCATCTCGGTCAAGCAGTTTCTGCGGTGGAGCACTCAACAGGGGAGATGATGGGGTGCCATAAGCATTTCGTCGTTTGTTCCCGCAACCTAAACTCACTCTTGTGCTTACTCCTGTTACAGGATTTGTGCCACTAGCATACTTGCATAAAGCCTacataatttaatcaaatagtaTGCATATGTCATCATCATGTGAAAGCTCAATAAGAATATCAATTGGCCTTTTATGCAATCAGTGGTGGTACCTGCTTTTGGGTAAGGTCCAACACAGCATCACTAAAGTCAGCACCTTCAATGATGGCACTTCCAAGGTCACTCCGAGTAAGGACTGTTCTAACAAGAATGGCATTTGTCAGATTCGCTTCATTAAGAACCTGTACATCCCAAACAagaaaatcttttataaataaaatcaaagccGAAAAAAATTAATCAGTTTGATTTGATGTAGTTACCATGCGATCCATCAATGTATCACTCAAATCAGCACCTAAAAGATGTTAAGGAAAAATTTGAGTAAACTATGTATACCGGAATCTATTAGATGAATACAACACTTTTGTTTTaatctaaatcaattaaaatgaaATGTAAACGCATTAGGTACTTCTTACATATAGAACTCACAATAAGCTTATATATACCTGTAAAATTTGCCTTGTATGCAACAGCTTTCTCAAGGTATGCACCATTGAAAGTAGAACCACTAAAATCAGATTCTCTCATATCAGCAGATGTGAAATTAGCTCTTCTGTATCAGTAATTTAGAATGGTCATGAATAGAGGACCCTAAATTTCTACATAactattaaaattcaaaataatttgcTATGAAGTGACAAATTTCTGAATAGACTGAAGTAACATTTTACTACTATGCTAAATTATTCACATGTATACTTAAAGAAGAGCACAATACTGAGTtgttaattcaaataaataatacatttacTTTGCAAAACAAATTAGCTACTTCAAGTGAAACTAAAAAGCATTTCCTTATTGATTCTCCACTCAAATTCTATCATCTTATTTTCCACCTCCTCTCTACTAAGCATTCTCTTATATTTTCCATCCTCCTTTATTTTCTTGTCATAAATTTAGTTGCAACTAAAAAACTtacacattaaaattaaataacacaaagcCCAATTGAAAAATTACCTGAAATTTTCATTCACATGCACTGCTTTCCTACATTATAAtaacaaacacaaaaataagcCATTACAAGTTAGTTTTTCTTACTcatataaaaaccctaatgaaTTAGTATTAAtcctaaatatattaattaacgaattaattaattgaatgaaAGAAACTAACTTGAGATCTGCTGATCCAAACTGAGCAGCAGATCCAATACCAAATTCACCCCTAATTTCAGCCTCAAATTTGTTAAGATCGGCAAGGGCAGAAAGGTCAGAGCTGAAAACAATAACCGCAGCTGCCAACGTGGCTGAAAACAGTTTTCCCCATTTCTTGGTCTCTACATTAGCACATGGCAGCTTAACCTAAGTTCATCATTGCATTACAAATttacaaaactaattttttaattttctttctctccaatgaaaattaaataaattaaaaataaaaataaaaggtacTATAGTAGTGTATTATACTAACCTTGAGGATGATCACTGTTTAAGTTAATTTTGCAAACAATTGGAGAGGACTTTGAATGAAAATGAAGCGTGTTTGAAATTTTGGAAGTTGAACGGTAATTAGAGGAAACATGGAGAGAATTAATTGAAAGTGGTGAGAGTGAATTAAGTGCCATAATCTATAAGGAAGATATTGAACAGCAAAGATATGGTTAGTAATCTAAGGGGTAACgaggaaagaaaaacaaatttgaaGTTCAACAATTCAACGTCAAAGTGGAGGAATTGATTGGTGGTAAAGTGTTAGTACACGTGTTCTAGTGTTATCCAATTTCTGGCAATGCCACATGTCAAACTTTTTAACTTGGATCCAAATTCCAAACTGCAATAAAATGCAAATGCgaatacattttaatttttttttaaataattgatattaataattaattttgtttaaagaAATAGTTTAATATATGATCTCTTTGATGTTTTAATTCTCTCAAATCACCGAATCATTTTACGACTTACCAGTATATTTTGAGGATGTTTATGTTTCTATTGCCAATTATATGTTTGCTTTTTGAAGATAAAATGCATTATAAATAGTTCAGATATAAACTAACAATCTCATTCTTCACACTCATTgtgtaaaacaaaaatatcaaaatcatcatATGCTATAATTATTTCAAGCGTTAATTTAACTATGATGCAATCGCTATAAATCATCATATGCTATAATTTAACTATGATGCAATatgtgtaaaaataaaattgagattaaataattttttattattataaatatattatattttatttttagtctttctAAATTACTTTTAAGACAATGATTTCTCTAATATTTTTAGTCAACCATTTTGATACTTACTTTAAAATATACTGTGTATAATAtgaacttttaaataatttttaaaataatataacaatttttctcataaaaaattaatttttttaataaatggcaaattaattttttttttaaacttttaacacttaaaaactcatatttaatttatttcttatttaaaaaatctaaatttttataaaggaggttttttttaatgttttaaacatacgagtaaaaattttaatgttttaaacatacgagtaaaaatcattaaaaaattctGACGATGCACATGAATTGATTTAAagataaatactaaaattattagaaaatatttgagggaccattatttaaaaaaaaagactaaaaataaaatttagtatgtttattgagagaaaaaattatttaacccaaaaaaaaatgatgtaatCTAATAGTAAAATTATATCGTATTACgatacacaaaataaattttaccctattatttagtttaaaaaaaaattattgtttccAAAAGTATTCATCCTAGTTTAATTTTCACCatatagttttaaattaatGTATATTCATTCACAACGACATTGATAAGCAGTTGCACTATAAGGActaaaaagatataaaattaattaatagatcATTCAAGACATAGGTCTATAGAACATATGGAAGTAATTGGATTAAAAGCTGTGAAATGATACaagagtttttttctttttacaagtgaaatgatataataatggatgttctttttttataattagtcACTCGACTTCGGACCCCTACTTGTAAGTGTTGGGGCGCTAGTGATGATAACTTATTACATTTATTTAGGAATTGTTTAGTTGTTTAAGCATTTTTCAAAAGTTCAACTTATACAAAATTGGCATGAAACTATTATTGTTTTACTAGATACATAActatttcaatttataaatgtgcAATCATTTTACTATTAGAGAAATAGAGAATCTTGAAATTTCTTTCATTTATCCATTGCTGTAAAATATCATTACAGGTTGTGGCTAATGTAAAAAGAAATCTAAGGGTGCTCATCCAAGAGCGACCAATTTACAAATATGCATAAAAAAAGGTTGGGACAAAAATGAGGGAGCAGTGGGCTTTTGCTCAATACTAATCCAAAACTTAATTTGGATTGATGAGAAGACCATTGCATATATTTGGGAACCTGAATTGTTGAATAATAGCACCAACATTTTTCCCTCTGTGATGTAATTGTGAATTTTGAATATCTTAACTCTATAATTTAACTCCTTTGCTCAGGGCTGAATGGCTTTATGAATGCAGAGTTCATTTGCCAAACTTTGAGTGAAGCAGTAACTGTGGCCTCAGTAGCATTATTAAACAAGAACAACTTAGCATCTCCATAGATTGCCCTTGTTGGATAAACTCGAGAAGTCACTGTTGTCCTTCCACCTTGAGCAAAACTTTCAACTATAGAATGGTCCACCTAAATTCATTTCAAAACAttccaaataaataatttgcaaGTTGATTAGTTAGTCTGGTTCCTGTTCATTAAAACATGTCAAATTTATACAATTTAACTTACCAATATTCTTAAAGATAGCTTCTCATTTTCAAGTACTGGAACAAAGCTTCCAAAGACACTCTTATCAACATCAGTTGCCAATGAAgacctaaaaaaaatataaatgaactAACTCAACACAAATTTGTGATTTCATGAATTGACCAAACTTATAAAccagttattttttatttgttcaaatttctttCTCT
This region of Cicer arietinum cultivar CDC Frontier isolate Library 1 chromosome 8, Cicar.CDCFrontier_v2.0, whole genome shotgun sequence genomic DNA includes:
- the LOC101495397 gene encoding NAC domain-containing protein 7 — its product is MNNFSHVPPGFRFHPTDEELVDHYLRKKIASKRIDLDIIKDVDLYKIEPWDLQELCKIGSDEQSEWYFFSHKDKKYPTSSRTNRATKAGFWKATGRDKAIYLKHCLIGMRKTLVFYKGRAPNGQKSDWIMHEYRLETNQNGTTQEEGWAVCKVFKKRIVTTMRKMEDSPCWYDDQVSLIQELESPNRVSHPYYASYQQNYPCKQELDQLQYINILNDANFLQLPQLESPKVPFQCSSSHNSLIQEQHIQAQQQHCQQQNMQLFSGRNDVQDWRLLDKFVASQLSRDIQDASKETSSYCNVDEQIANLLENDESKKSETGQEYATSTSNSSCQIDMWK
- the LOC101495070 gene encoding thylakoid lumenal protein TL20.3, chloroplastic, whose amino-acid sequence is MALNSLSPLSINSLHVSSNYRSTSKISNTLHFHSKSSPIVCKINLNSDHPQETKKWGKLFSATLAAAVIVFSSDLSALADLNKFEAEIRGEFGIGSAAQFGSADLKKAVHVNENFRRANFTSADMRESDFSGSTFNGAYLEKAVAYKANFTGADLSDTLMDRMVLNEANLTNAILVRTVLTRSDLGSAIIEGADFSDAVLDLTQKQALCKYASGTNPVTGVSTRVSLGCGNKRRNAYGTPSSPLLSAPPQKLLDRDGFCDEATGLCDSK